One window of the Gemmatimonadota bacterium genome contains the following:
- a CDS encoding D-alanine--D-alanine ligase, with the protein MRVTVLMGGTSSERDVSLASGLRVAGALRAAGHEVRVVDTARGTLTAADEQLMLEGGRVVKTVPPDVQALVRLNRALPGTLDHLADTEVIFLALHGGTGEDGTIQALLDLTGIPYTGSGHLASALAMDKDLAKHLFRAAGVPTADWLMAPATVEEVQGRLGFPVIVKPSKQGSTVGLSLVKDPAELQAAIDEAFRHDDEVMLEAFVPGRELTVGILGGEALPVGEIIPVKELYDYECKYTPGMAQEIFPADLTPEQTAEVQRLAKRAFGALKLGGCARIDFRMTPSGDFFCLEANTLPGMTETSLIPQAAAAAGISFPALCDRIARLAAAGPTPARTST; encoded by the coding sequence ATGCGGGTGACGGTGTTGATGGGGGGGACATCCTCTGAGCGTGACGTGTCGTTGGCGTCGGGCCTCCGTGTTGCCGGCGCGCTGCGCGCGGCCGGGCATGAGGTCCGGGTGGTCGATACGGCGCGGGGGACGCTGACCGCGGCCGACGAACAGCTCATGCTCGAGGGGGGGCGCGTGGTGAAGACCGTGCCGCCGGACGTGCAGGCGCTGGTACGGCTCAACCGGGCGCTGCCGGGGACGCTCGATCATCTCGCGGACACCGAGGTGATCTTCCTGGCGTTACATGGAGGGACGGGGGAGGACGGGACGATCCAGGCGCTGCTCGACCTCACGGGCATTCCCTACACGGGGAGCGGGCACCTGGCGAGCGCGCTGGCGATGGACAAGGACTTGGCGAAGCACCTTTTCCGGGCGGCGGGGGTGCCGACGGCCGACTGGCTGATGGCGCCGGCGACGGTCGAGGAGGTACAGGGGCGGCTCGGCTTCCCGGTGATCGTCAAGCCGAGCAAGCAGGGGTCGACGGTGGGGCTGTCGCTGGTGAAGGATCCCGCGGAGCTCCAGGCAGCGATAGACGAGGCGTTTCGCCACGATGACGAGGTGATGCTCGAGGCCTTCGTCCCGGGGCGGGAGCTGACGGTGGGGATCCTGGGCGGGGAGGCGCTCCCGGTGGGGGAGATCATTCCCGTGAAGGAGCTCTACGACTACGAGTGCAAGTACACGCCGGGGATGGCGCAGGAGATCTTCCCGGCCGACCTGACCCCGGAGCAGACCGCCGAGGTGCAGCGGCTAGCGAAGCGCGCGTTTGGCGCGTTAAAGCTCGGCGGGTGTGCGCGGATCGACTTCCGGATGACGCCATCCGGTGACTTCTTCTGCCTGGAGGCCAATACGCTTCCGGGGATGACGGAGACGAGCCTGATACCACAGGCTGCGGCAGCGGCGGGGATCAGCTTCCCGGCGCTCTGCGACCGCATCGCCCGCCTGGCGGCTGCGGGGCCCACACCGGCAAGGACTTCGACCTAG
- a CDS encoding pyridoxal-phosphate dependent enzyme, translating into MTDTLSQLSARVPRNRQVYESVLETIGWTPLIKLTRVTRGIRTPVYGKAEFFNPGGSVKDRIGLPIIEQAERDGKLKPGGVIVEGTSGNTGIGLALAAALKGYRCIFTMPDKMSQEKVRLLKAFGAEVIITPTAVPPDHPDNYVMMARRIAAETPNAVLANQFYNEANPAAHEATTGPELWEQTEGRITHFVGAAGTGGTLTGVGRYLKSKNPKIQIIAGDPQGSILAEMWRSQGEGKPEGAPYKVEGIGQDKVPGTLDMSVIDEFQTVGDKDAFSMARRLTREEGLFVGGSAGLIAHAALNVARRINDPDALVVTFLCDTGERYLSKLYNDEWMRENQLLEADKATIAQVINVKPGGAPVMVSTSPGAPVRQALRLMSLHDISQLPVMEGAVCVGSVNEHTLSAKALENGKLLDATVGDVMDPPFPIIDVNTPADNVAKLLSKTNPAVLVQSHGQVQGIVTRGDLLQYLMGR; encoded by the coding sequence CGATACCCTCTCGCAGCTGTCCGCCCGCGTTCCCCGCAACCGGCAGGTGTACGAGTCGGTGCTGGAGACCATCGGCTGGACGCCGCTCATCAAGCTCACGCGCGTGACGCGCGGGATCCGCACGCCGGTGTACGGCAAGGCGGAGTTCTTCAATCCCGGCGGGTCGGTGAAGGACCGCATCGGGCTCCCGATCATCGAGCAGGCGGAGCGCGACGGGAAGCTCAAGCCGGGCGGGGTGATCGTCGAGGGGACGAGCGGCAACACCGGCATCGGCTTGGCGCTGGCGGCGGCGCTCAAGGGGTATCGTTGCATCTTCACGATGCCGGACAAGATGTCGCAGGAGAAAGTCCGCCTGCTCAAGGCCTTTGGGGCCGAGGTGATCATCACGCCGACGGCGGTGCCGCCGGACCATCCCGACAACTACGTGATGATGGCGCGGCGCATTGCGGCCGAGACGCCGAATGCGGTGCTGGCCAACCAGTTCTACAACGAGGCCAACCCGGCGGCGCACGAAGCGACCACCGGGCCCGAGCTGTGGGAACAGACCGAAGGGCGCATCACGCACTTCGTGGGCGCGGCGGGAACCGGCGGGACGCTGACCGGCGTGGGGCGCTATCTCAAGTCGAAGAACCCCAAGATCCAGATCATCGCCGGCGACCCGCAGGGGTCGATCCTGGCCGAGATGTGGCGCAGCCAGGGCGAGGGGAAGCCTGAAGGGGCGCCGTACAAGGTCGAAGGGATCGGGCAGGACAAGGTCCCCGGAACGCTCGACATGAGCGTGATCGACGAGTTCCAGACGGTGGGCGACAAGGACGCGTTTTCGATGGCGCGGCGCCTCACGCGTGAAGAGGGGCTCTTCGTCGGCGGCTCGGCGGGGCTCATCGCGCACGCGGCGCTCAACGTGGCGCGCCGCATCAACGATCCCGATGCCTTGGTGGTGACGTTCCTGTGCGACACCGGGGAGCGATACCTCTCGAAGCTGTACAACGACGAGTGGATGCGGGAGAACCAGCTGCTCGAGGCCGACAAGGCGACGATCGCGCAGGTGATCAACGTGAAGCCCGGCGGTGCGCCGGTGATGGTCAGCACCTCGCCGGGGGCCCCGGTGCGCCAGGCGTTGCGGCTGATGTCGTTGCACGACATCTCGCAGCTGCCCGTGATGGAAGGGGCCGTGTGCGTGGGATCGGTCAACGAGCACACGCTCTCGGCCAAGGCGCTGGAGAACGGCAAGCTGCTGGATGCCACGGTGGGCGACGTGATGGACCCGCCGTTCCCGATCATCGACGTGAACACGCCGGCCGACAACGTGGCCAAGCTGCTCTCCAAGACCAACCCGGCGGTGCTGGTGCAGTCGCACGGTCAGGTGCAAGGGATCGTCACGCGGGGCGACCTGCTGCAGTACCTGATGGGGCGATGA